The Desulfonatronum lacustre DSM 10312 region TTTCGTGAACATATTTTCCGGGGCCGGCATCGCCTATTTCGAGCACACCATCCAGGCCGTGGTGTCCCTGGTCTTTTTCCTGCCCCTGCTCATCGGCAGCGGCGGGAACGCCGGATCGCAATCCGCAACGCTGATGGTCCGCGCCCTGGCCACTGGGGAAGTCCACATGAAGGACTGGTTCAAGCTGCTCAGCCGGGAAATCCTCATCGCCCTGGCCATCGGGCTGTGCATGGGCATGGCGGTGTCCATGATCGGGATATTCCGGGTCGGGCCGGACGTGACCGTGGTCGTGGCCCTGAGCATGGTCACCATCGTCCTCATGGGCTGCCTGATGGGCATGTCCCTGCCCTTCCTGCTGACCCGCCTGCGACTGGACCCGGCCACGGCCAGCGCCCCGCTGATCGCCTCCCTGGCCGACATTTTCGGAATTTTAATTTATTTCGGCATCGCCACCTGGTATCTCGGTCTGCAACATGTCGTATAAAGCCAAGGGAGCAGCGCCTTCGGATTCTGAAACTCCGCAAAACACTCTCGACGACCAAGAGAAAAAAAAGGATTTCGCGGATAGGGATGGGAAAAATCAAGCATTCATCGCCTACGCCATATACTGCTGATCATAGAGCTTCTTGTAGACGTTGGACGTGATGTAGAGCTTTTCGTGGTCCCCGGTGGCTTTGATCCGACCGTTTTGGAACAGGAAGATTCGTGACGCCAGCCGGATGGTGCTGAAGCGGTGGGCGATGATCAGCACGGTCTTGTCCTGGATCAATCCGGACAGGGCCTGCTGGATCATTTCCTCGCTGGTTGCGTCCAGGGCCGAGGTGGCCTCGTCCAGGATCAGGATCGGGGCGTTGCGCAGGAAAGCCCGGGCCAGGGCCAGGCGTTGCTTCTGGCCGCCGGAAAGGCGCATGCCTTTTTCGCCGACCACGGTTTCGTACCCGTGGGGCAGTTCCTGGATGAATTCGTGGGCGAACGCCCGCTGCGCGGCGTATTCCACGGCCTCGGGCGGGGCGTCCTGGTTGCCGGCCAGAATGTTGGAGCGCACCGTGTCGTTGAACAGCACCGGGTCCTGGGGCACGATGGCCATGGCCCGGCGCAAGTCTTCCTTGCGCACGTCGCGCACGTCCAGGCCGTCAACATGGATCGCACCCGCGGAAACGTCGTAGAACCGGGGAATCAGGTTCGCGAAGGTGGTCTTGCCCGCCCCGCTGGGCCCCACCAGGGCCACCACCTCGCCGGGAGCAATGGTCGCGTTGACGTCCTGGAGCACCGGGATGCCCTGCTCATAGGCGAAAAAGACCCGCTCGAAACGGATTTCCCCGCGCACCTGGCCCAGTGACAGGCTCTGAGGAATTTCGGGATCTGGGACCGTGTCCTCGGTGTTCAGAATATACTCCAGGCGCTCCAGGGAGGCTTCGCCCTTGCGGATTTCATTATGGATCCGCCCCAGTTTTTTGACCGGCTCGTAAGCCATGTACAGCGCGAAAATCAAGGGGAGGATCGTCTCCAGGCTGACCCCTCTGGAGGCCGCATAAAACACGGCCCCGGCCACCCCGACGGCGGCCACCACTTCGATGGTCGGGGAAAGAATGTTCGAATACTTGACCACCTTCATGGCCCAGTGGAACAGACTCTGAGCGGCTTGCTCGAACTTGCGGATTTCCCGCTTTTCCAGGCCGAAGGCCCGGACTTCCTTGGTCGCCGTGAGGTTTTCGTTCAGGATGGTGGTCAGGTCCGCGGTCTGGGCCAAAAACCGGTGCGCCCGGTGGAGCAGTTTCTTGCCGATGATCCGGATGGGCAGGATGCAAATCGGCACCAGTAGCAAGGCCAGCAGCACGAAGAGCAGGTCCTGCTGCTTCATGGACAGGTAGACCACCGCGCCCAGGGCTCCGACAAAGGTCAGCGGCTGCTTGATCAGGTCGTTGGCCACGGTGGTCACCACCCCCTGCAACTGCCCGGTATCGTTGACCACCCGAGCCAGAAGGTCGCCGCTTTTGTTCTTCTGATAAAAGGCCAGCGGCAGTTCCTGCAGTTTGCTGAAGACCCGCACCCGCAGCGCTTCCAACACCTTCCCGCCGCAGTAGTGGATCAGATAGACGTTCAGGAAGCCGCTGGCCGCGCGGATCAGAAAGACGACGGGAATGAGCGCGGTCACCGCCAGCAGCATGGCCGTGGATGGCGGTTCCGGACCGAAAATGACCGGAAAAACCCGGTCGGCCATGAAGGGTAGCCCGAAGCCGCTGGCTATGCCGAAGATTACCCCGAAAAAGATGGCCGCGGCGAAATGCAGCCGCACCGCGCCCAGCAGGGCGAAATAGGGCAGAAAACGTTTGAACAATCCTTCGCTTTGCTTTACTCGCATCGTAGCGCGTCACCCCCTGCAAGTACTCCATCGGTATATAGTATCGTCATGCATTCTCCCACGGTTCTGATCATCAAGCCTTCGTCCCTCGGGGACATCGTTCACGGACTACTCGTCGCCCAAATGATCAAGGTCGGATTTCCGGAGGCCCGGATCGACTGGGTCTGCCGGGACGTTTTCGCGCCGCTGGTGGCGGCTTGTCCGGTGGTGGACGACGTCCTGCTCTTCCAGCGCCATGGCGGGCCAACGGGGTTTCTGCGCTTGATCCGCGCCGTGCGCAAACGGCGCTATTCCCATGTCCTGGACATGCAGGGCCTGGCCCGTAGCGGACTGATCGCCTTGGCGGCCCGGGCCGACGTGGTCGTCGGTCGCGACGACGCCCGTGAAGGGGCGAGGATCGCTTACCATCGGCGCACGCCCTTGCCAACCGCCGGCCGCGACGCCCACGCCGTGGACGTCTTGGCCGAGTTTCTGCCTCTTTTGGGCTTGCCCAGGAATGTCGTCGCCCGGCTGCCTTTCCGGTCGCCCTCCCGATCGCCTTTCCGGTTATTTGGACGTTTGCCGGAAATGCCGCCCGGAACCCTTCGCGACAACGTTCACGCAGACCGCCCCGGATCGCCAGAGCTTTCCACGAAAAGCCCGACGCCAGGCCAGACCTCAAACCAGACTTCGGGCCCGATCCTGCTGTTTCCCGAAAGCAGTCGGCCCGAAAAAAATTGGCCGGGCTATGCGGCGCTGACCAAGTTGCTGCTCGACGCCCTACCCGACGCTTTCGCGGCCTGGGCCGGAGCCCATGCCGTGCCAAGTCCCTCCGGTCTCGCGGGCTTTTCGGAATCGAACACTCCGCGTTTTCTGAACATGACCGGGCAAACCTCCCTTTCCGAATTACCCTGGCTCATCGCCCAGGCCCGTCTGGTGGTCGGCAACGACAGCGGGCCGCTGCACCTGGCCGCGGCCATGGGCGTGCCGACCCTGGCCCTGTTCGGTCCCACGGCCCCGGCCAAGTACCGCCCGTATCCCGGAGACGACCGACGCAATCGTGTCCTGTGCGCGCCTGGTGGCGACATGGGGTTGCTTCGGCCCGAGGTGGCCTTGGGGGCGGTGCTGGAGGCCATCCGGATACAACTCAGCGATTTGGCTCAAGAAAGCGGGTGATCGCGTCCACGGTCCGCCGCGTGGCTCCCTTCCCGGCTCGGTGCCAGTTCCTGGCCGCCCGGCCCATGTCTCGCCGCGCGGTCTGATCGCGCAACAGCATCGCCACAGTGTCGAACACTTCCGTTTCATCCCGGACGACCTGGCCGGCCTTTGCCGCGAGCATGGAATCGACCACGGCCCGGAAATTCTGCATGTTCGGGCCGAACAGCACGGGTTTGCCCAAGGCCGCGGCCTCGATGGGGTTCTGACCTCCCTGGTGCGGGGCCATGCTTTTGCCCACGAAGACCACATCCGCGGCCTGGAGCAAAACGACCATCTCTCCGGTGGTGTCGGCCACGGCCACATTCACCGGACCTTCGGCCAAACCGGAAGAGCGAAAGTGCGCGGCGACGGCCTCCTTGATCAGCAAACCCCTCAGCTCGGCCCGACGTTCGGCGTGTCGGGGGATCAGCAGGAGCTTGCACGGCAGCCCGTGGTCCGTGAGCTTGCAGGCCACCCGGAGAAGCATTTCTTCTTCCCCCGGCCAGGTGGAGGCTCCAGCTAAAACCAGAGGGCGTGCCGGGTCTTCGCAGTCCGCACGATCCCCCCCCGCCTCCAGACCCAGGCCCAGGTCCGTACGCAACTGCTCCAATTCCGCGGAAACCAGGATCGGGGCCGGGGTCATATCCAGTTTGAGGTTTCCGCTGGTCACGATGCGATCTTCCGTGATCCCCAGTCGCGCGAAGCGCCGCCCGTCCTCCTCCGAGGCGGTCACAATCCGTGACAGCATGGCGAAGGGTTCGCGCAGCGGACGCGGCAAAGCGTGCCAGCGGCGAAAGGACCGCTCCGAGAGCCGGGCATTGATCAACACCGTGGGGACTCCCCGGAGCCGGGCTTGATGCAGGTGCTCCGGCCAGATTTCCCCCTCCATCAGCAGGCACAGGTCCGGCTGAAGTCGACTCCAGGTCCGTCGGCTGATCGGCCAGAAATCCACCGGAAAATAGCCGAGGTAGGTCAAATACGGCTCGTACTTGCGTTCCGCCAGAGCGTAGCCCGTGCTGGTGGTGGTGGTCATCACGATTTGAATCGCCGGATGCTCCTCGCGCAACAACTCCAGCAGCGGCCCCAGAGCTTGCAGCTCACCGACGCTGACGG contains the following coding sequences:
- a CDS encoding ABC transporter ATP-binding protein → MRVKQSEGLFKRFLPYFALLGAVRLHFAAAIFFGVIFGIASGFGLPFMADRVFPVIFGPEPPSTAMLLAVTALIPVVFLIRAASGFLNVYLIHYCGGKVLEALRVRVFSKLQELPLAFYQKNKSGDLLARVVNDTGQLQGVVTTVANDLIKQPLTFVGALGAVVYLSMKQQDLLFVLLALLLVPICILPIRIIGKKLLHRAHRFLAQTADLTTILNENLTATKEVRAFGLEKREIRKFEQAAQSLFHWAMKVVKYSNILSPTIEVVAAVGVAGAVFYAASRGVSLETILPLIFALYMAYEPVKKLGRIHNEIRKGEASLERLEYILNTEDTVPDPEIPQSLSLGQVRGEIRFERVFFAYEQGIPVLQDVNATIAPGEVVALVGPSGAGKTTFANLIPRFYDVSAGAIHVDGLDVRDVRKEDLRRAMAIVPQDPVLFNDTVRSNILAGNQDAPPEAVEYAAQRAFAHEFIQELPHGYETVVGEKGMRLSGGQKQRLALARAFLRNAPILILDEATSALDATSEEMIQQALSGLIQDKTVLIIAHRFSTIRLASRIFLFQNGRIKATGDHEKLYITSNVYKKLYDQQYMA
- a CDS encoding glycosyltransferase family 9 protein; protein product: MHSPTVLIIKPSSLGDIVHGLLVAQMIKVGFPEARIDWVCRDVFAPLVAACPVVDDVLLFQRHGGPTGFLRLIRAVRKRRYSHVLDMQGLARSGLIALAARADVVVGRDDAREGARIAYHRRTPLPTAGRDAHAVDVLAEFLPLLGLPRNVVARLPFRSPSRSPFRLFGRLPEMPPGTLRDNVHADRPGSPELSTKSPTPGQTSNQTSGPILLFPESSRPEKNWPGYAALTKLLLDALPDAFAAWAGAHAVPSPSGLAGFSESNTPRFLNMTGQTSLSELPWLIAQARLVVGNDSGPLHLAAAMGVPTLALFGPTAPAKYRPYPGDDRRNRVLCAPGGDMGLLRPEVALGAVLEAIRIQLSDLAQESG
- a CDS encoding 3-deoxy-D-manno-octulosonic acid transferase, which translates into the protein MLLLYRLLFPVALLAALPFYLPRMLRRGGYARHFGQRLGRVPVLPPQPAGVRRVWIHAVSVGELQALGPLLELLREEHPAIQIVMTTTTSTGYALAERKYEPYLTYLGYFPVDFWPISRRTWSRLQPDLCLLMEGEIWPEHLHQARLRGVPTVLINARLSERSFRRWHALPRPLREPFAMLSRIVTASEEDGRRFARLGITEDRIVTSGNLKLDMTPAPILVSAELEQLRTDLGLGLEAGGDRADCEDPARPLVLAGASTWPGEEEMLLRVACKLTDHGLPCKLLLIPRHAERRAELRGLLIKEAVAAHFRSSGLAEGPVNVAVADTTGEMVVLLQAADVVFVGKSMAPHQGGQNPIEAAALGKPVLFGPNMQNFRAVVDSMLAAKAGQVVRDETEVFDTVAMLLRDQTARRDMGRAARNWHRAGKGATRRTVDAITRFLEPNR